Proteins co-encoded in one Cytophaga hutchinsonii ATCC 33406 genomic window:
- a CDS encoding cytochrome c oxidase subunit 3, with product MEPKKFLLWLFIVTIVMLFAAMTSAYLVRSTDGDWLKFDLPNRFLVSTGVIILSSVTMQWAFGAAKNNNRTMLLVALTGTIILGLIFLKLQVDGWGQLVDQKVFLGGRYSNPAGSFVYILSGLHGFHLITGLIYLLIVLYSSIRTQAGSLNLLQIEMCTTYWHFLDLLWIYLFVFLQVNN from the coding sequence ATGGAACCAAAGAAATTCCTTCTCTGGTTATTTATTGTTACGATCGTGATGCTTTTTGCCGCTATGACCAGTGCTTATCTGGTTCGGAGCACAGATGGCGACTGGTTAAAATTTGATCTGCCGAACAGATTTCTGGTGAGTACGGGAGTTATTATATTAAGCAGTGTAACCATGCAGTGGGCATTTGGCGCAGCAAAAAATAACAACAGAACGATGCTATTGGTTGCTTTAACCGGAACCATCATTCTGGGCTTAATATTTTTGAAACTGCAGGTAGATGGCTGGGGACAGCTGGTAGATCAGAAAGTATTCCTTGGCGGCAGATACAGTAATCCTGCCGGTTCATTTGTTTATATTTTATCCGGTTTACACGGTTTTCACCTGATTACAGGCTTGATTTATCTGTTAATCGTTTTATATTCAAGTATAAGAACACAAGCAGGTTCTTTAAACTTATTACAAATAGAGATGTGTACAACTTATTGGCACTTTTTAGATTTGCTTTGGATTTATTTGTTTGTATTTTTACAGGTGAATAATTAG
- the cyoE gene encoding heme o synthase: MCNLRTQHIDIDQSLASQFQAYFKLTKFRLTSTVAFSSGMGYILAERGQVDWLNLVLFLIGGFSITVSANIINQIIERESDKLMKRTASRPLPEGIITVQQAIITSALFLIAGTVILAVYSTLNALILSLISLVIYSFIYTPLKTVSPIAVFIGAFPGAFPPMIGWIAVTGEYGWEPGVLFAIQFLWQFPHFWAIAWVLDEEYKKAGIKLLPTKDGRSKHTATIIMTYTLCLLPLGFLPYLFGMSGITSAYIALACGILFFFQTMYLWKECSVKAALLLMFGSFLYLPIVQIAFVLDKIY, translated from the coding sequence GTGTGTAACTTGCGTACCCAACACATAGATATCGATCAATCATTGGCTTCACAATTTCAGGCATATTTCAAATTAACGAAGTTCAGACTTACTTCTACTGTAGCATTTTCTTCGGGTATGGGGTATATTCTTGCTGAACGCGGGCAAGTAGACTGGCTGAATTTAGTACTATTTCTTATCGGAGGTTTTTCCATTACGGTATCGGCCAATATTATCAATCAGATTATTGAGCGGGAGTCAGATAAACTGATGAAGCGTACCGCGAGCAGACCATTGCCGGAAGGTATTATAACTGTGCAGCAGGCTATCATAACTTCTGCATTGTTTCTGATTGCAGGAACCGTAATACTAGCCGTATACAGCACGTTAAATGCGCTTATTCTGTCGTTAATCTCTCTGGTTATTTATTCGTTCATTTATACGCCATTAAAAACCGTTTCGCCAATTGCTGTATTTATAGGAGCTTTCCCTGGTGCATTTCCTCCGATGATCGGCTGGATCGCTGTAACAGGCGAATATGGATGGGAACCGGGTGTTCTGTTTGCTATACAATTCTTATGGCAGTTTCCGCATTTCTGGGCCATTGCCTGGGTTCTGGATGAAGAATATAAAAAGGCAGGGATTAAATTATTGCCTACTAAAGACGGAAGAAGTAAGCACACAGCAACAATCATTATGACGTATACCTTGTGTTTATTGCCATTAGGTTTTCTTCCGTATCTGTTTGGCATGTCAGGAATAACATCTGCATACATTGCATTGGCATGCGGCATATTATTCTTTTTTCAAACCATGTATCTGTGGAAGGAATGCAGCGTGAAAGCAGCACTGTTATTGATGTTTGGATCCTTTCTCTATTTACCGATTGTTCAGATAGCATTTGTACTTGATAAAATTTATTAG
- a CDS encoding COX15/CtaA family protein: MNIVHINRFYRIVFVSLVTIYLVILAGGIVRSTGSGMGCPDWPKCFGTYAPPLEESQLPADYKEKYAVQGHPAVFNVYKTWTEYVNRLVGAIAGLIIVYQCIYATRFLKTTPKYFWYSLLLAVLMASQGLLGAKLVSSYLKPILITLHMGVALLIMGILIWLLVEAGKEKQRLHAADYAEEDLGRKYRWAMWVFISLTVIQIFLGTEVRETIDIISYALDYQYKETWIASAGSIFIIHRSYSILLTAATIYFTFILYKQRALYPKAYRLSTKIAAVIAIEIAAGITLAYFALPPWAQPIHLLFATVLLGVQLAFVFRFMVGQNRRSV, translated from the coding sequence ATGAATATCGTACATATTAATCGTTTCTACCGAATAGTCTTTGTAAGTCTGGTAACTATTTATCTGGTGATTCTTGCCGGTGGTATTGTGCGGAGTACAGGGTCGGGCATGGGCTGTCCGGATTGGCCAAAGTGTTTTGGAACCTATGCACCGCCGCTGGAAGAGTCACAACTGCCTGCGGATTATAAGGAAAAATATGCTGTGCAGGGGCACCCGGCGGTATTCAATGTATACAAAACATGGACCGAATATGTCAACAGATTAGTCGGTGCTATTGCCGGACTGATCATTGTTTATCAATGTATCTATGCGACCCGCTTTCTTAAAACTACGCCTAAATATTTCTGGTACTCTTTGCTGTTAGCTGTATTAATGGCCTCTCAAGGCTTATTAGGTGCAAAATTAGTGTCATCGTATCTGAAGCCGATTTTGATAACATTACACATGGGCGTTGCTTTACTGATCATGGGAATATTGATCTGGTTGTTGGTTGAAGCAGGAAAAGAAAAGCAACGTTTGCATGCAGCGGATTATGCCGAAGAAGATCTGGGCAGAAAATACCGTTGGGCGATGTGGGTATTTATTTCATTAACGGTGATACAAATATTCTTAGGAACAGAAGTGCGCGAAACCATTGATATTATTTCATATGCCCTGGATTATCAATATAAAGAAACATGGATTGCTTCTGCCGGAAGTATTTTTATTATACACCGCAGTTATTCTATTTTATTGACAGCAGCAACAATATATTTTACCTTTATTTTATACAAACAACGTGCGCTGTATCCAAAGGCATATAGGCTTTCAACAAAGATTGCAGCGGTTATTGCTATTGAAATAGCGGCAGGAATAACACTGGCATATTTTGCCTTACCACCGTGGGCGCAACCTATACATTTGTTGTTCGCAACTGTATTGTTAGGTGTCCAACTTGCATTTGTTTTTAGGTTTATGGTAGGACAAAACAGAAGGAGTGTGTAA